In Synergistales bacterium, the sequence GCCTCTGGTGAAGGCGTCGAGGCAGGCGATGTGCATCCCCGATCCGTGGTCCCTGACATTCTCGATGATATCCGCCACAGGTCCGGCCATGTCGAGCGCCGTGACGACCCCCTCCCGGGCCATCATGCGCAGCCCCGGTGCGCCGCCGATCCAGGAGGAGACGTGCATGTGGGGGTCGATGATCCCCGGGACGATCCACCGTCCCGCCGCATCGACCACCTGGGCGGCGTCGGTCGCATCAAGCTCTTCCCCCACCTCGGCAACCCGGCGCCCGTCAAGGCCGATGTCTCCCTTCCCGTCCCAGCCTCCGGCCGGGTCGATGATCCGTCCGTTTTTGATGAGCAAGGTGTAGTGCATGGTCTTAGCCCCCCATGTAGAGATCCGGCAGCCAGGTGGCGATCTGGGGGAAGATGAAGAGGAAGACCAGCACCACCAGGTCGGCGATGATGAAGGGCAGGACGCCGCTGAAGACATCCTCCACACTGACGTCCTTGCCGGCCACCCCCTTCAGTGCGAAGGCGTTCAGCCCCACCGGCGGTGTCACCGCGCCGATCTCGGCCATCTTCATGGCCACGATGCAGAACCACACCGGGTTGATGCCCAGCTTGACGATCACCGGGAAGAAGATGGGAAAGGAGAACATGAAGAAGGCCGAGGCGTTCATGAACATCCCCAGGAAGAAGAGGATGATCAGGATGAGGATGGTGACCATCATGGGGGAGACATCCATCTGGATGATCGCCTGGGTGAGGTTCGACGGCAGGCGGGTGACCCCAAGGACGCGGCCGAAGTAGAGGGCTCCCACCATGATGGCGAAGATCATGGAGGTGGTCTTGGCCGAATCCTTCAGCGCCTCCCGGATCACGGAAAACTGCTTCAGCTCACCCTTCCAGACCCCGATGAGCAGCGTGAGCAGCGCCCCGACCGCCGCCGCCTCGGTGGGCGTGAAGACCCCCGAGTAGATGCCGCCGAGGACGATGAAGATGAGGACGATGATCGGCCAGATGCGCACCGAGTAGCGTAGCTTCTCCGCAAAGGAGTAGGTGGGCAGATTGACCGCCCTGGGCATGATCCTGGGGTTCGTAGAGGCCCGGTAGATGATGGAGGCCGTGTAGACCGCCGCCGTGAAGAGCCCCGGGACGATGCCCGCCATGAAGAGCAGCCCCACGGACTGGTCGGTGATGATGGCCAGGACGATCAGCACGCCGCTGGGCGGGATCAGCGAGGCGAAGGTGCCGGCCGAGGCGATGCAGCCCAGGGAGAAGGCCTTGTCGTATTTGAGCGCCCGCATCTCCGGCAGGGCCAGTTTGCCGAAGACGGCGGCACTGGCCAGCGAGGAGCCCGAGACGGCGCCGAAGACGGCGCTGGCCCAGCAGGTGGCCACCCCAAGCGAGCCGGGGACCTTGCGGGACCATATCTGGATGGTGTCGTAGGCGTCCTTGGCGAATCCCGCTCTGGCCGCGAAGGAGCCCATCAGAATGAAAAGGGGGAGCACCGTGTAGGTGGGCGTGGCGATGCCGTGGTAGATGGTCTGCCCGATCATGGCCACGGCGGTGTCGAAGCCCATCAGGACGGCGGTCGCTCCCAGACCCACGGCGAAGAAGATGATGAAGATATGGGCCCCTGTCATGAGCAGGACCAGAAAGGCGAGGATGGTCAGTACTCCAATGGACATGTCGGTTTGCCTCCTGTTCTGGATACAGTGGAGAGATGCCGGTCCCGGCCTACAGCATCTCCCCGTATCTGCCGGTTTTCAGAATGGAAACGAGGTGTGCCGCCGCCTGGAGCACAAAGAAGAGCGAGCCGATGAAGATGGCGAATTTGACCGGATAGGTGAGCAGCGGCGCCGTGCCGGGCACGGACTCCCCGCTCTGGTAGGCGCTGATGGCGGTGTTCAGCGCGGCGTAGGTGATGACGCCGCCGATGAAGACGGCCAGCAGGTAGTTGAAGGTATTGAGCGCTCTGGCGACCTTGGGCGGCACCCGTTTGATGATGGCGTTGACCTTGATGTGTTCGTCGTTTTCCTCGCAGTGGCCGAGGCCCAGATAGATGATGGCCAGAAAGACGAAGGTGGAAAGCTCCAGCAGTCCCTGGATCGGCACGCCGAAGAAGCGGGTGATGTAGTTGACGGTCAGCAGGATCATGATGATGCTCAGGAACCAGCTGCTCAACTCCGCGAAGAACTGATTGATTTTGACCAGTAGGTGACCCAATGCGTTCTCCCCCTTCGAGAAAGGTGTCTGTCCGCAATGACGGTACTGGACTCGGGATCCTCCTGGCGGCCTGGCGTATGGTATGAAAGCGGGTTCTATAAAAAGGAGGCGGGCGTATCAAGCGGCCCCTGATGCCGCCGGGAGCGTGTCCTTCGAGAATCCGCCATTGCGTGCGGAAGCCGGCCCTGCTGCTTGTCCTGCAGGAGGGAAACAGTATGCTGCCCCGCCTGCGGGGGCGGGGCAGCATAGGGGTGTCGGGTTCCGGTGGTTACTGTTTCGCCTCTTCCATATACATACCGACGTCCTTGATGAACTGATCGCCGTTCTCGACGCCGGCATCCTCGGCCTTCTCGGCCAGTTCCTGCTTCAGCGTGCTGATGATCGGCAGGTTCTGCCAGGTCTTCACGTCCTCCTCGTCGGCCATGACGACCTCTTCGCCCTTCTCCCTGAAGAGCTCGACCTGATTCTGGTACTCGCTGTCGAACATGGGACCGAAGCGCTCGTTCACCTTCTCGACGGCAGCCGAGATCTGATCCTTGGTCTCCCGGGAGAAGCCGTCCCACACGTCCTGGTTGATGGTGTAGGTGAAGGCCAGCCAGAGCCCCAGCTTCTGGGAGGTGAAGGTGTAGGGGGCCACCTCGTAGAACTTCTGTCCCGAGCAGGCGGCGATGTTGGTGAACACGGCGTTGATGGTGCCCGTCTGCATGGCCATGTAGCAGTCGGTGAAGGGGACGGAGACCGGCGTGGCGCCGAGGTCGCCCAGCATCCGCAGGTAGGCCTCGCTGGAGGCGCGGATCTTCATGCCCTTGAAGTCGTCGATGTCGTCCACGGGCTTGGTGGAGCTCAGAGCCAGCGGCGTGGGGAAGTACTGCCAGAGGATCCTCTGGTTGTACTGCTCGATCTCCTCCTCGACCACCGGATAGTTCTTGTACATCCGGTCCATGACCTCTACCTTCTGCATGTGTTTGGGCGGTGACTCCGTGTACACAAGCAGTCCGGAGTGGATGGGCAGCTGTCCGGGGTAGTATGCGGGGTTCACATCGCCGATATCAACAATGCCCATCTTCACGGAATCCAGCACCTCGCCGCCGGCGGCCAGCGATTCGCTGTAGTAGATATCGATCTTGACCTTGCCGTCGGTGGCCTTCTCGATCTCCTCTTTCAGCAGCCGTGCGCCTACGCTCCGGTAGACGCCCCCCGGATGGTGCGTCGAGAGCTTCAGGGTGACCGTGTCATCCGCTGCCAGGGCGAACCCCGCCGCCATGGCGACACAAAAGATAGCCAGTACCGCGATCCTGAGTAGCTTCACACAAATCTCCTCCTCGCTAACTGTTTTGTATACTTACCTGAAAAATCATACAATCTTGCGGTGGGGATTGCAAGATTGTGCTTCCGTTCATTTGCTGGGGTGCGGTGGTTCTCTCCCGGAACAAAACCTTTTCCTTGCATGATCCGCAGGCGATGCCCTAGGGTACGTTGCATCGCAGGGACAACCGCGAAAGACCAAGGGAGGGGTACGATGCTTGCTTTTCTCAACGACTGGTTCGGTGTCTTCCCGATCATAGCCGGCATCCACGGCTTGCTGATGGCCTACGGGGTGCTGCCGAGGAATCCCGGGGATCTGGAGAAGGCGCGGCGGTGGCGCAGGAAGTACGGCAGGCTGATGAAGATCGTGGGGCCTGTGCTGATCGGCTACGGCGTTGTCGATCTTTTGGGGTTCCTGGATTAGCGCCAAAGCGGCGGACAGAGCGGTGCATTGATCGCTGAGGCGGTCCGGAGCGCTGCTCTGTTATCCTCGTAAAATTGAATGCAACGTATACGTCGGAGTCTCTGAAAATACATGGTATACTCGCGGAAAATCCGACGGATCGGAGAGGGGGTGAGGCATGG encodes:
- the dctP gene encoding TRAP transporter substrate-binding protein DctP produces the protein MKLLRIAVLAIFCVAMAAGFALAADDTVTLKLSTHHPGGVYRSVGARLLKEEIEKATDGKVKIDIYYSESLAAGGEVLDSVKMGIVDIGDVNPAYYPGQLPIHSGLLVYTESPPKHMQKVEVMDRMYKNYPVVEEEIEQYNQRILWQYFPTPLALSSTKPVDDIDDFKGMKIRASSEAYLRMLGDLGATPVSVPFTDCYMAMQTGTINAVFTNIAACSGQKFYEVAPYTFTSQKLGLWLAFTYTINQDVWDGFSRETKDQISAAVEKVNERFGPMFDSEYQNQVELFREKGEEVVMADEEDVKTWQNLPIISTLKQELAEKAEDAGVENGDQFIKDVGMYMEEAKQ
- a CDS encoding TRAP transporter large permease subunit, encoding MSIGVLTILAFLVLLMTGAHIFIIFFAVGLGATAVLMGFDTAVAMIGQTIYHGIATPTYTVLPLFILMGSFAARAGFAKDAYDTIQIWSRKVPGSLGVATCWASAVFGAVSGSSLASAAVFGKLALPEMRALKYDKAFSLGCIASAGTFASLIPPSGVLIVLAIITDQSVGLLFMAGIVPGLFTAAVYTASIIYRASTNPRIMPRAVNLPTYSFAEKLRYSVRIWPIIVLIFIVLGGIYSGVFTPTEAAAVGALLTLLIGVWKGELKQFSVIREALKDSAKTTSMIFAIMVGALYFGRVLGVTRLPSNLTQAIIQMDVSPMMVTILILIILFFLGMFMNASAFFMFSFPIFFPVIVKLGINPVWFCIVAMKMAEIGAVTPPVGLNAFALKGVAGKDVSVEDVFSGVLPFIIADLVVLVFLFIFPQIATWLPDLYMGG
- a CDS encoding TRAP transporter small permease, which codes for MGHLLVKINQFFAELSSWFLSIIMILLTVNYITRFFGVPIQGLLELSTFVFLAIIYLGLGHCEENDEHIKVNAIIKRVPPKVARALNTFNYLLAVFIGGVITYAALNTAISAYQSGESVPGTAPLLTYPVKFAIFIGSLFFVLQAAAHLVSILKTGRYGEML